The following are from one region of the Nocardia terpenica genome:
- the mshB gene encoding N-acetyl-1-D-myo-inositol-2-amino-2-deoxy-alpha-D-glucopyranoside deacetylase: protein MSERGGLLLVHAHPDDESITTGGTIAHYRRRRVPVTVVTCTLGEEGEVIGEQWAQLVRDGADQLGGYRIGELTRALTELNAGPPHFLGGAGRWRDSGMSGTTADPRPMEPTHPRAFVNSGDAAVAALEQVLLEVRPQVVVCYDPRGGYGHPDHVHAHRITMAAVAAAAESGWDTPKVYWTVTDASVLRSHTEALARRTVDRLPGALPPGWRLPAADELPCVPSESVTTAIDVSDALAAKRSALRAHATQLTVAPSGREFALSNNVAQPVLPEEHYVLVRGTRGPVGPDGREHDLFAGLPDRVPA from the coding sequence ATGAGCGAGCGCGGCGGCCTGCTGCTGGTGCACGCGCACCCCGACGACGAATCCATCACCACCGGCGGCACCATCGCCCACTATCGTCGCCGCCGCGTCCCGGTGACCGTGGTGACCTGCACCCTCGGCGAGGAGGGCGAGGTCATCGGCGAGCAGTGGGCGCAGCTGGTGCGCGACGGGGCCGATCAGCTGGGCGGCTACCGGATCGGCGAGCTGACCCGGGCGCTGACCGAATTGAACGCGGGCCCACCGCATTTCCTCGGCGGCGCCGGGCGCTGGCGCGACTCCGGCATGTCGGGCACCACCGCCGATCCCCGGCCGATGGAACCGACGCATCCGCGCGCGTTCGTGAACTCCGGCGACGCCGCGGTGGCGGCGCTGGAGCAGGTGTTGCTCGAGGTGCGCCCGCAGGTGGTGGTCTGCTACGACCCGCGCGGCGGCTACGGCCACCCCGATCACGTGCACGCGCACCGCATCACGATGGCCGCCGTCGCCGCCGCGGCCGAAAGCGGTTGGGACACACCGAAGGTGTACTGGACCGTCACCGACGCCTCGGTGCTGCGCTCGCACACCGAGGCCCTGGCCCGCCGCACCGTCGACCGCCTCCCGGGCGCGCTGCCGCCGGGCTGGCGACTGCCCGCCGCCGACGAGCTGCCCTGTGTGCCAAGCGAATCGGTGACCACCGCGATCGATGTCTCCGACGCGCTGGCCGCCAAGCGCTCCGCGCTGCGCGCTCATGCCACCCAGCTGACCGTCGCCCCCTCCGGCCGGGAGTTCGCGCTGTCGAACAATGTTGCGCAGCCGGTACTTCCGGAGGAACACTACGTCCTGGTTCGTGGCACCCGGGGCCCGGTCGGCCCGGACGGCCGCGAGCACGACCTGTTCGCCGGGCTCCCCGACCGGGTTCCGGCGTAG
- a CDS encoding PH domain-containing protein: protein MAGMSHSPDSPPRSATILAEPAWRPSPSAKLLWALPPAIASALALLGELVWIVLDSGDRPWQVLVVALTLVLGGSAATGIPLWRYAVHRWEVTDEAVYTRTGWITQESRVAPISRVQTVDTQRGPLERLLGLATVTVTTASSAGAVRITALDLPVAEQTAARLTQIAAAHRGDAT from the coding sequence ATGGCTGGCATGAGCCATTCGCCCGACTCGCCGCCCCGGTCGGCCACCATCCTGGCCGAACCGGCGTGGCGGCCGAGCCCGAGCGCCAAGCTGCTGTGGGCGCTGCCGCCCGCGATCGCCTCGGCGCTGGCCCTCCTCGGCGAGCTGGTCTGGATCGTGCTGGATTCCGGCGATCGGCCGTGGCAGGTCCTGGTGGTGGCGCTGACCCTGGTGCTGGGCGGGTCCGCCGCGACCGGGATCCCGCTGTGGCGGTACGCGGTGCACCGCTGGGAGGTGACCGACGAGGCCGTCTATACCCGCACCGGGTGGATCACCCAGGAGAGCCGGGTGGCGCCCATCAGCCGCGTGCAGACCGTGGACACCCAGCGCGGGCCGCTGGAGCGGCTGCTCGGGCTGGCGACGGTCACCGTCACCACGGCGTCGTCGGCGGGCGCGGTGCGGATCACGGCGCTCGATCTGCCGGTCGCCGAGCAGACGGCGGCGCGATTGACCCAGATCGCGGCGGCCCATCGCGGTGATGCGACATGA
- a CDS encoding PH domain-containing protein, with the protein MTAWRRLDRRMLLIHPVKELVRYIPVLIVAVIAGTRSDNPGWSLIALVAIVGLAVAQWFTTTYRIGPDTVELRRGLLQRKTLTVPRSRIRSVDVHADLLHRLLGLVVLAIGTGQHAGKEERFHLDGVSAAQVPELRALLLSGHPETEAGQADSPAEAPARGPEIGRWRPQWVRYAPLSLTGLAVIGPAVGVAAKFGVAGAVADSETVRGIGRHSALYITLVVLAAIVVIALAVAVFDCLRYLTTYFGLTVTVEGSTLRLRHGLLTTRQTDLDLSRLRGATVKEPLLLRLAGGAELEAIMTGTSPRQKLLPQSPRPAVDHTLAELLDKQLHSAPLIDPTAVDMAAAPQVVPTGGSAPHIEVHAAQGVTGAEGGGAAPARIPLREHGGRARGRRYTRAVGPVVVAAGALAVSAGAGVPVPVWAWVVVAVVLVGAVGLARDRYRGLGHAVLPAAGARPAWLITRHGSLERDRDCLEAPGIIGWTVRQTLFQRRAGLATVVAATAAGKKRYHVIDVPLEQAWDLIDAVTPGRLGHRAPAEPTLR; encoded by the coding sequence ATGACCGCGTGGCGACGGCTGGATCGGCGCATGCTGCTCATCCATCCGGTCAAGGAACTCGTCCGCTATATCCCCGTGCTGATCGTGGCGGTGATCGCCGGGACGCGCAGCGACAATCCGGGGTGGAGCCTGATCGCGCTGGTGGCGATCGTCGGATTGGCCGTGGCGCAATGGTTCACCACCACCTACCGCATCGGGCCGGACACCGTGGAGTTGCGGCGCGGCCTGCTGCAACGCAAGACGCTGACGGTGCCGCGCTCGCGAATCCGCTCGGTCGACGTGCACGCCGATCTGCTGCACCGGCTGCTGGGACTGGTGGTGCTGGCCATCGGCACCGGCCAGCACGCCGGGAAGGAGGAGCGCTTCCACCTCGACGGGGTGAGCGCCGCGCAGGTGCCCGAGCTGCGCGCCCTGCTGCTGTCCGGCCACCCGGAAACCGAAGCCGGACAAGCGGATTCGCCCGCCGAGGCGCCCGCCCGGGGACCGGAGATCGGGCGGTGGCGGCCGCAGTGGGTGCGGTACGCGCCGCTGTCGCTGACCGGGCTGGCCGTGATCGGCCCGGCGGTCGGCGTGGCCGCCAAGTTCGGCGTCGCCGGTGCGGTCGCGGATTCGGAGACGGTGCGGGGCATCGGCAGGCACAGCGCGCTCTACATCACGCTGGTCGTGCTCGCCGCGATCGTGGTAATCGCCCTCGCGGTGGCCGTCTTCGACTGCCTCCGCTACCTGACAACGTATTTCGGCCTCACCGTGACCGTCGAGGGCAGCACCCTCCGCCTGCGCCACGGCCTGCTCACCACCCGCCAGACCGACCTGGACCTGTCCCGCCTACGCGGCGCCACAGTCAAGGAACCGTTGCTCCTACGCCTGGCAGGCGGCGCCGAACTGGAAGCCATCATGACCGGCACCAGCCCCCGCCAAAAACTCCTCCCCCAATCCCCCCGCCCCGCCGTAGACCACACCCTCGCCGAACTCCTGGACAAACAACTCCACAGCGCCCCACTGATCGACCCCACCGCCGTCGACATGGCCGCTGCGCCGCAAGTGGTCCCGACCGGCGGGAGCGCACCGCACATCGAAGTCCATGCGGCGCAAGGCGTTACCGGGGCGGAGGGCGGTGGGGCGGCTCCGGCGCGGATTCCGTTGCGGGAGCATGGGGGGCGGGCGCGGGGGCGGCGGTATACGCGGGCGGTGGGGCCGGTGGTGGTTGCGGCGGGGGCGCTGGCGGTGTCAGCGGGGGCGGGGGTGCCGGTTCCGGTGTGGGCGTGGGTTGTTGTGGCTGTGGTGTTGGTGGGGGCGGTCGGGCTGGCACGGGATCGGTATCGGGGGCTGGGGCATGCGGTGCTGCCTGCGGCCGGGGCGCGGCCCGCCTGGCTGATCACGCGGCACGGGTCGCTCGAGCGGGATCGCGATTGCCTGGAGGCGCCGGGCATTATCGGCTGGACCGTGCGGCAGACGCTGTTTCAGCGGCGGGCGGGGCTGGCCACGGTGGTCGCGGCGACGGCGGCGGGCAAGAAGCGCTACCACGTGATCGACGTGCCGCTGGAACAGGCGTGGGACCTGATCGACGCGGTGACGCCCGGGCGGCTCGGCCACCGCGCCCCCGCCGAACCGACGTTGCGGTGA
- a CDS encoding GMC family oxidoreductase: MEPTERQRAALTLICETFAPGDGPELPAAGDLGAVDTVVELLARNPRAADAKRLALLLDVWDSPLLGLVTGVKPRRFSALSQGDRERILLRLGNSPIAPVRAVFQALKQAALLAYSVTPGPSGANPLWRQLGYPPPPGTLPTAPAPPLTPVRPGETALSCDVVVVGSGAGGGVAAAVLAEAGLDVLVLERGNYYDDRDFGGGELDALRTLYAPGPPATAEGQLTLVAGGCLGGGTVVNWSTALPTPDDVRAEWASLGVPQFDDTEYDDALAAVQKRLSVTDRRSPPSARDAVLERGARALGWQVDTLTRNVSDVCDAGIECGRCGYGCRLGAKQSVTKTWLADAAAHGARVMVGADVRAISVRNWKADGVSVRTVEGAEVQVQARAVVVAAGAVQTPALLRRSGLRNPAIGRYLRLHPAAAVFGVFDEEIRPWEGGLQTRICRRHSDLDGEGYGVVYETGPVHPGLATGFLGWGGADDHLRVLRDLPHSAAIGVITRDRDSGVVTVDRSGEPVVKYRLSPYDRDHLHIGIIGAAAILEAAGARRIFSGHQAGISYDPGRRGSHAEFAAACRATGYAPGRCAMGALHIMGSARMGDSPRTSATNPDGATWEIPNIVVADASCFPTASGVNPMVSIEAIAHMNAKRLAARLIRAS, encoded by the coding sequence ATGGAACCGACGGAACGGCAGCGGGCGGCACTGACGCTGATCTGCGAGACCTTCGCCCCGGGCGACGGTCCGGAGCTCCCGGCGGCCGGTGACCTCGGGGCCGTGGACACGGTCGTCGAACTGCTGGCCCGCAATCCGCGCGCGGCGGACGCGAAACGGCTCGCCCTGCTGCTGGACGTGTGGGATTCGCCGCTGCTGGGCCTGGTGACCGGCGTGAAACCGCGGCGGTTCTCCGCGTTGTCGCAGGGAGACCGGGAGCGAATCCTGTTGCGGCTGGGCAACTCCCCGATCGCGCCGGTGCGCGCGGTGTTCCAGGCGCTGAAACAGGCGGCGCTGCTCGCCTACAGCGTCACGCCCGGACCGTCCGGGGCCAATCCGCTGTGGCGGCAGCTCGGCTACCCGCCCCCGCCGGGCACGCTGCCCACCGCCCCGGCACCGCCGCTGACCCCGGTGCGGCCCGGCGAGACCGCGCTGTCCTGCGATGTGGTCGTGGTCGGCTCCGGCGCGGGCGGCGGCGTGGCGGCCGCGGTGCTGGCCGAGGCGGGCCTCGACGTGCTCGTGCTCGAACGCGGAAACTATTACGACGACCGGGATTTCGGCGGCGGCGAACTCGACGCGCTGCGCACCCTCTACGCCCCGGGCCCGCCCGCCACCGCCGAGGGGCAGCTCACCCTGGTCGCGGGCGGCTGCCTGGGCGGCGGCACGGTCGTCAACTGGAGCACCGCGCTACCGACGCCGGACGACGTGCGCGCGGAATGGGCGAGCCTGGGCGTCCCCCAGTTCGACGACACCGAATACGACGACGCGCTGGCGGCGGTGCAGAAACGGCTGAGCGTCACCGACCGCCGCTCGCCGCCCTCGGCCCGCGACGCCGTGCTCGAGCGCGGCGCGCGGGCGCTGGGCTGGCAGGTGGACACCCTGACGCGCAACGTCTCCGACGTCTGCGACGCCGGAATCGAGTGCGGCCGCTGCGGATACGGCTGCCGCCTGGGCGCGAAGCAGTCGGTCACCAAGACCTGGCTCGCCGACGCCGCCGCGCACGGGGCCCGGGTGATGGTGGGCGCGGACGTCCGCGCGATCAGCGTGCGGAACTGGAAGGCGGACGGGGTCTCGGTCCGCACCGTCGAGGGCGCGGAAGTGCAGGTGCAGGCCCGCGCGGTGGTGGTGGCCGCGGGCGCCGTCCAGACCCCGGCCCTGCTGCGCCGCTCCGGGTTGCGCAATCCCGCCATCGGCCGGTACCTGCGCCTGCATCCGGCCGCGGCGGTGTTCGGGGTGTTCGACGAGGAGATCCGGCCGTGGGAGGGCGGCCTGCAGACCCGAATCTGCCGCCGGCACAGCGATCTCGACGGCGAAGGGTACGGCGTCGTCTACGAGACCGGGCCGGTGCATCCGGGGCTCGCGACGGGCTTCCTGGGCTGGGGCGGGGCCGACGACCACCTGCGCGTCCTGCGCGATCTCCCGCACTCGGCCGCGATCGGCGTCATCACCCGCGACCGCGACTCGGGCGTGGTGACCGTCGATCGGAGCGGCGAACCCGTCGTGAAGTACCGGCTGTCCCCGTACGACCGCGACCACCTGCACATCGGAATCATCGGCGCGGCGGCCATTCTCGAGGCCGCGGGGGCCCGGCGCATCTTCTCCGGTCATCAGGCCGGGATCTCCTACGACCCGGGTCGGCGCGGCTCGCACGCCGAATTCGCGGCCGCCTGCCGCGCCACCGGGTACGCGCCCGGCCGCTGCGCCATGGGCGCCCTGCACATCATGGGTTCGGCGCGCATGGGCGACTCGCCGCGGACCTCGGCCACCAATCCGGACGGAGCCACCTGGGAGATACCGAACATCGTCGTCGCCGACGCCTCCTGCTTCCCCACCGCCTCCGGCGTCAATCCGATGGTGTCGATCGAGGCCATCGCGCACATGAACGCGAAACGCCTTGCCGCGCGGCTGATCCGGGCGTCGTGA
- a CDS encoding DUF742 domain-containing protein — MTVPGPDSSGRESWFDDEAGPLVRLYAVARGRGRTARPELNMLTLVVDAGRGAALRRTEPEYAAIVRLCRTPQSVAEVSAQLKLPLTITKVLIGDLIEDGRLDFRSPDPAQPGVGDVGLLQQILNGIRAL, encoded by the coding sequence ATGACGGTGCCGGGACCGGATAGTTCGGGCCGCGAGTCCTGGTTCGACGACGAGGCCGGTCCGCTGGTCCGGCTCTACGCGGTGGCGCGCGGGCGCGGCCGGACGGCGCGACCCGAGCTGAACATGCTCACCCTCGTCGTCGACGCCGGTCGCGGTGCCGCGCTGCGGCGCACCGAACCCGAGTACGCCGCCATCGTGCGGCTGTGTCGCACACCGCAATCGGTGGCGGAGGTGTCGGCCCAGCTGAAGCTGCCGCTCACGATCACCAAGGTGCTCATCGGCGACCTGATCGAGGACGGGCGGCTGGACTTCCGCTCCCCGGACCCGGCGCAGCCGGGCGTCGGCGACGTGGGCCTGCTGCAGCAGATCCTGAACGGCATCCGGGCGCTGTAG
- a CDS encoding APC family permease → MVQTREPIREVPIADRRLRRHQRGDAFRLTALGGLAALSLDALTSVAYGPESIVLVLVTAGASAVTWTLPVSLAIAALLAVLVLSYRQVIAAHPDGGGAYAVAKKDLGRGASLLAAASLVVDYVLTVAVSLAAGAASLASAFPALANHLLLVTLIGLVVLTAINLVGVAESAKVLMGPTIVFVVAVLAVIVVGLSRSAPVTIIGDAPGPLSPTGSVGILLLLRAFAAGCSSLTGVEAIANAVPSFRTPAVRRAQHTEVALGALLGLMLLGLAVLIGRYHTVPRGNVTILAQLSAGAFGTGWPFYVTNLAVTLVLVLAANTSFGGLPVLLSLLAKDHRVPHLFGMRSERPVFRYGVTALAVLAAIVLVIVNADTHRLLPVFAIGVFIGFTLSQTGLVRHWLRERGPGWAWRVALNGFGAILTAVAGVVLLVEKFTEGAWLLLIIVPVLLLLFDRTERYYRMVAEQLGMGRIPPKPLPDAPTLVVVPVVTVSAVTERALQTAMGMGGEIAAVAAAIEPGSTKRLSAQWKQWDPGVPLTVLPCPNRSLVATLVGYVRKQTERGRRVTVLLAQVEPRHWWQRLLHNPRGPVLAAALRGRTEAIVATLTVRLD, encoded by the coding sequence GTGGTCCAGACCCGGGAGCCGATCCGCGAAGTCCCCATTGCCGATCGGCGGCTGCGGCGCCACCAACGCGGCGACGCCTTCCGGCTGACGGCGCTGGGCGGCCTGGCGGCCCTGTCGCTGGACGCCCTCACCAGCGTCGCCTACGGTCCCGAATCGATCGTGCTGGTACTGGTCACCGCCGGCGCCTCGGCGGTGACATGGACGCTGCCGGTCTCTCTCGCCATCGCCGCGCTGCTGGCGGTGCTGGTGCTGTCGTACCGGCAGGTGATCGCCGCGCACCCGGACGGCGGCGGCGCGTACGCGGTCGCGAAGAAGGACCTCGGCCGGGGCGCGAGCCTGCTGGCGGCGGCCAGCCTGGTGGTGGACTACGTGCTCACCGTCGCGGTCAGCCTCGCCGCCGGGGCCGCCAGCCTGGCCAGCGCGTTCCCGGCGCTCGCGAATCATCTGCTGCTGGTCACCCTGATCGGCCTGGTCGTGCTGACCGCGATCAACCTGGTCGGCGTGGCCGAATCGGCGAAGGTGCTGATGGGCCCGACCATCGTCTTCGTGGTCGCGGTGCTGGCGGTGATCGTGGTCGGGCTGTCGCGCTCGGCGCCGGTCACGATCATCGGCGACGCACCCGGGCCGCTGTCGCCGACCGGCAGCGTCGGAATCCTGTTGCTGCTGCGCGCCTTCGCCGCCGGATGCTCCTCGCTGACCGGGGTGGAGGCGATCGCCAACGCGGTCCCCTCCTTCCGCACACCCGCGGTCAGGCGCGCGCAGCACACCGAGGTGGCGCTGGGCGCGCTGCTCGGGCTGATGCTGCTGGGCCTGGCCGTGCTGATCGGCCGCTACCACACCGTTCCGCGCGGGAACGTCACCATTCTCGCGCAGCTGTCGGCGGGCGCGTTCGGCACCGGATGGCCGTTCTACGTCACCAATCTCGCGGTGACCCTGGTGCTGGTGCTGGCCGCCAACACCAGTTTCGGCGGCCTGCCGGTGCTGCTGTCGCTGCTGGCCAAGGACCACCGGGTGCCGCACCTGTTCGGAATGCGCTCGGAGCGACCGGTTTTCCGCTACGGCGTCACCGCGCTCGCGGTGCTGGCGGCGATCGTGCTGGTGATCGTGAACGCCGACACCCATCGGCTGCTGCCGGTCTTCGCGATCGGCGTGTTCATCGGTTTCACGCTCAGCCAGACGGGTCTGGTGCGGCACTGGCTGCGCGAGCGCGGGCCGGGCTGGGCATGGCGGGTGGCGCTCAACGGATTCGGCGCGATCCTCACCGCCGTCGCGGGCGTGGTGCTGCTGGTCGAGAAGTTCACCGAGGGCGCCTGGCTGCTGCTGATCATCGTGCCGGTGCTGCTGTTGCTGTTCGACCGCACCGAGCGGTACTACCGCATGGTCGCCGAACAGCTGGGCATGGGCCGCATTCCGCCGAAACCGCTGCCCGACGCCCCGACGCTGGTGGTGGTGCCGGTGGTGACCGTCAGCGCCGTCACCGAGCGGGCCCTGCAGACGGCCATGGGCATGGGCGGCGAGATCGCGGCGGTGGCGGCGGCCATCGAGCCCGGGTCGACGAAAAGGCTGAGCGCGCAATGGAAACAGTGGGATCCGGGCGTCCCGCTCACCGTACTGCCCTGCCCGAATCGCAGCCTGGTCGCCACGCTGGTCGGCTACGTCCGCAAGCAGACCGAGCGCGGCAGGCGGGTGACCGTGCTGCTCGCCCAGGTCGAGCCGCGGCACTGGTGGCAGCGGCTGCTGCACAATCCGCGCGGCCCGGTGCTGGCCGCGGCGCTGCGCGGCCGGACCGAGGCCATCGTCGCCACGCTGACCGTGCGCCTGGATTAG
- a CDS encoding sensor histidine kinase produces MNRSVRGRVGIRVRLLGIVLISSVTLLVIGVGAAGYLVKSGKAAQDWADLAASTTTPSLLMVNAFQEERRVSLLHLAGDPTATAMLSAAREHSDQALAAVMAKGDAARKLNPEGAAADYEGYNQLYAQLPVLRSGIDAGQTPPDQVFGSFSKVIETIIESSMLAARVAPDAGVAVDLGYGVGPLRAAEALSRADTIGAVALTTGELPPARLVDFTRYVGEYRGEVVYASTVLHGARLTDLNNITSGPAWPQVTAMEDAIIVRGPVHADGSSAQPGASTTDDSTRSGESSSRSHSVPPKPALPLNPQAWQSMSAQIGSALMTLWENQTHDAHAVARGEGDRIARNSLLGGAAVLVVSVLAFVAALVLANRFIGRMRRLRRDTLELADQRLPELMDRLGRGEDVDLETQVDRLDFGTDELGHVADAFNRAHMAAVSAAVAESRTRAGINAVFLNIAHRSQVVVHRQLALLDQAERKEENADQLELLFQLDHLATRARRNAENLIILGGEQPGRRWRQAVPLIELVRGAVAESLDYTRINTGRVPDVRVASKAVADLIHLMAELMDNATAFSPPQARVEVSATVVGRGVAVEIVDQGLGMPEAELAERNEVLADPPEFSVATLSSDARLGLFVVAKLARRHGISVRLGESDYGGVRAVVLIPAAIIEAAEPADEPRAGQEIAAPEEPKPVVRPAPEFRPRPRRHEADTGSSVWFTPAPNRSRENSASDSGGDSRPPLPRRRRGSGPSIGADGAVESDAAPVRQRSADEARQLMSAIETGTRQARANRTEFGTGADESDHPQVRGGDDDGAGTG; encoded by the coding sequence GTGAACCGCAGCGTCCGCGGCCGGGTCGGGATTCGGGTCCGACTGTTGGGCATTGTGCTCATCTCCAGTGTCACACTGCTGGTCATCGGGGTGGGCGCGGCCGGCTATCTGGTGAAATCCGGTAAGGCGGCGCAGGATTGGGCCGATTTGGCCGCCAGCACCACCACCCCGAGCCTGCTCATGGTGAACGCCTTCCAGGAGGAGCGGCGGGTGTCGCTGCTGCACCTGGCGGGCGATCCCACCGCCACCGCCATGCTCTCCGCCGCCCGGGAGCACTCCGATCAGGCGCTGGCGGCGGTGATGGCCAAGGGCGACGCCGCCCGCAAGCTGAATCCCGAAGGGGCGGCGGCCGATTACGAGGGCTACAACCAGCTCTACGCCCAGCTTCCGGTGCTGCGCAGCGGAATCGACGCCGGGCAGACCCCACCCGATCAGGTCTTCGGGTCCTTCAGCAAGGTCATCGAGACCATTATCGAGTCGTCGATGCTGGCCGCCCGGGTCGCGCCCGACGCGGGTGTGGCCGTCGATCTCGGCTACGGCGTCGGCCCGCTGCGCGCCGCCGAGGCGCTGTCGCGGGCCGACACCATCGGCGCGGTGGCCCTCACCACCGGCGAGCTGCCGCCCGCGCGACTGGTCGACTTCACCCGCTACGTCGGCGAATACCGCGGCGAGGTGGTGTACGCGAGCACCGTGCTGCACGGCGCCCGGCTCACCGACCTGAACAACATCACCTCCGGTCCCGCCTGGCCGCAGGTGACCGCGATGGAGGACGCCATCATCGTGCGCGGGCCGGTGCACGCCGACGGCTCGTCCGCACAGCCGGGCGCGTCCACCACCGACGACTCGACCCGATCCGGCGAGAGCTCGAGCCGGTCCCACTCCGTGCCGCCCAAACCCGCGCTGCCGCTGAATCCGCAGGCGTGGCAGAGCATGTCCGCGCAGATCGGCTCGGCGCTGATGACGCTGTGGGAGAACCAGACTCACGACGCGCACGCCGTCGCCCGCGGCGAGGGCGACCGGATCGCGCGCAACTCGCTGCTCGGTGGCGCCGCGGTGCTGGTCGTCTCGGTGCTGGCCTTCGTGGCGGCGCTGGTGCTGGCCAACCGGTTCATCGGCCGCATGCGCCGCCTGCGCCGCGACACCCTGGAACTGGCCGACCAGCGGCTGCCCGAGCTGATGGACCGGCTCGGCCGCGGTGAGGACGTCGACCTCGAAACCCAGGTCGACCGGCTGGATTTCGGCACCGACGAGCTCGGGCACGTCGCCGACGCGTTCAACCGCGCGCACATGGCGGCGGTGTCGGCCGCGGTCGCCGAATCGCGCACCCGCGCCGGGATCAACGCGGTGTTCCTCAATATCGCCCATCGCAGCCAGGTCGTGGTGCACCGGCAGCTGGCGCTGCTGGACCAGGCCGAGCGCAAGGAGGAGAACGCCGACCAGCTGGAGCTGCTGTTCCAGCTCGACCACCTGGCCACCCGGGCGCGGCGCAATGCCGAGAACCTGATCATCCTCGGCGGCGAGCAGCCCGGAAGGCGCTGGCGCCAAGCGGTTCCGCTGATCGAACTGGTCCGCGGCGCGGTGGCGGAGAGCCTGGACTACACCAGGATCAACACCGGCCGGGTGCCCGATGTCCGGGTCGCCAGCAAGGCCGTCGCCGACCTCATCCACCTGATGGCCGAGCTGATGGACAACGCGACCGCCTTCTCCCCGCCGCAGGCCCGGGTCGAGGTGTCGGCGACCGTGGTCGGGCGCGGCGTGGCGGTGGAGATCGTCGATCAGGGCCTGGGCATGCCCGAGGCCGAACTCGCCGAACGCAACGAGGTGCTGGCCGACCCGCCCGAGTTCAGCGTGGCCACGCTGTCCAGCGATGCCCGGCTCGGCCTGTTCGTGGTCGCGAAACTGGCTCGGCGGCACGGTATCTCGGTGCGGCTGGGCGAATCCGACTACGGCGGCGTGCGGGCCGTGGTGCTGATTCCCGCGGCGATCATCGAGGCGGCGGAGCCCGCCGACGAACCGCGCGCCGGACAGGAGATCGCCGCGCCGGAGGAGCCGAAGCCGGTGGTGCGGCCCGCGCCCGAGTTCCGGCCGCGGCCCCGGCGGCACGAGGCGGATACGGGCAGCTCGGTGTGGTTCACACCGGCGCCGAACCGGAGCCGCGAGAATTCCGCGTCCGATTCCGGCGGGGACTCCCGGCCGCCGCTGCCGCGGCGTCGGCGCGGCTCCGGCCCCAGCATCGGGGCGGACGGGGCGGTCGAATCGGACGCCGCACCGGTCCGGCAGCGCAGCGCCGACGAGGCGCGGCAGCTGATGAGCGCCATCGAGACCGGCACCCGCCAGGCCCGCGCGAACCGCACCGAATTCGGCACCGGCGCAGACGAATCCGATCACCCGCAGGTACGAGGGGGCGACGATGACGGTGCCGGGACCGGATAG